The following proteins are encoded in a genomic region of Hyalangium minutum:
- a CDS encoding ATP-binding protein, whose protein sequence is MEPPKRIQLIDPGPLLRWLETSPKSVSLSDIEIAEIWALVALGALARREQAHALEVVPAPTSPSSRFAYAVGLDDLVQGKPQVSRGEPGRTHKLTRIVKFEHIERNADEISKLLIPDDRQRDTQRTLYYVIVELLRNALQHSRDKLGGVIAAQRNDRGRNWNKPVIQVAVADTGIGILEHLKTSHPQLQDAQEALDKALWPHVSGTFEFGLTGTAENAGMGLFFIAEMAKLTAGTLVLASRGATLLLDGDPEFEGHHRLEFVQPRGTGYPGTLVAFELPTDAVEDYNALIERIRELARERTPRRATHRWMRYEPPPADAQEFLVNVGVEDTKKAMQVATETLIPWLVQRRTIVLNFRGMEICTQSYLHALLFEPLRMAWALRIPIYVSNVQPGVRSNLELLENYALGG, encoded by the coding sequence ATGGAACCGCCCAAGAGAATTCAGCTTATTGATCCCGGGCCCCTGCTCCGCTGGTTGGAGACGTCGCCAAAAAGCGTTTCGCTCTCCGACATCGAGATCGCTGAAATCTGGGCATTGGTGGCATTGGGTGCGCTTGCCCGGCGTGAGCAGGCACACGCGCTGGAGGTAGTGCCGGCTCCTACGAGCCCATCCTCCCGATTTGCTTACGCCGTGGGGTTGGATGACTTGGTCCAGGGGAAGCCTCAAGTCTCACGGGGCGAGCCTGGGCGGACTCACAAGCTGACCCGCATCGTGAAGTTCGAGCATATCGAGCGGAACGCGGATGAGATCTCCAAGCTGCTGATTCCTGATGACAGGCAGCGGGACACTCAACGGACGCTCTATTACGTCATCGTGGAGTTGTTGCGGAATGCGCTGCAGCACAGCCGGGACAAGCTGGGAGGCGTCATCGCGGCGCAGCGCAACGATCGAGGGCGCAACTGGAACAAGCCCGTCATTCAGGTAGCCGTGGCGGATACAGGCATTGGAATCCTGGAGCATCTGAAGACCTCTCATCCGCAGTTGCAGGATGCACAGGAAGCGCTCGATAAGGCACTGTGGCCCCATGTGTCAGGGACTTTCGAGTTCGGCCTGACGGGAACAGCAGAGAATGCGGGCATGGGGCTTTTCTTCATCGCGGAGATGGCAAAACTGACGGCTGGGACACTGGTTCTGGCTTCCAGGGGAGCCACCCTGCTGCTGGATGGCGATCCTGAGTTCGAGGGGCATCACCGTCTGGAGTTCGTACAGCCCCGAGGAACGGGTTATCCGGGCACATTGGTGGCCTTTGAACTCCCCACCGATGCAGTCGAGGATTACAACGCGCTCATCGAGCGAATCCGCGAGCTGGCGCGGGAACGGACTCCTCGCCGCGCGACTCACCGCTGGATGCGGTATGAGCCCCCTCCTGCTGATGCGCAGGAGTTCTTGGTGAATGTGGGGGTCGAAGACACCAAGAAAGCGATGCAAGTTGCCACTGAGACGCTCATTCCCTGGTTGGTGCAGCGCAGGACGATAGTCCTCAACTTCCGGGGGATGGAGATCTGCACGCAGAGCTACCTGCACGCGCTCCTGTTCGAGCCGCTGCGGATGGCATGGGCCCTCCGTATCCCCATCTACGTGTCCAACGTTCAGCCCGGTGTGCGCAGCAACCTGGAGTTGTTGGAGAACTACGCACTGGGCGGATGA
- the alr gene encoding alanine racemase, which produces MNVEHGGTGGGFPAHASWLELSASALRHNVEMFRALEAATGGGLRRMMGAVLKGNAYGHGFREMLPRVHPLVDVLYLITPQDGLAVRAFEREHGLAPRQVLVMGAIAPEEAVALAREGVDAVVADTSWREAGPVLRAARLERPLRVHVHIDTGLGREGFTLEQIPRETAFLAEHREEFELVGALSHFSNTEDVTEQEYALAQLEAFETGLHRLVTQLSPAKPPQRHIAASAASLVLPRARYDALRVGISLYGLWPSPETRLSARLVLGELPTLKPVLAWRCMSQVVKWLPAGSYVGYGCTYRCSEPTRIAVLPVGYFDGYPRLVSGKAHVLVNGRRCPVLGRVMMNHLIVDVTRATGDERPVTATLLGHDGDETVSAEAVAGWAQTIHYELVTRLGAHLKRVVVE; this is translated from the coding sequence GTGAACGTGGAGCACGGCGGTACGGGAGGAGGCTTTCCGGCCCATGCCTCCTGGCTGGAGCTGAGCGCTTCGGCCTTGCGGCACAACGTGGAGATGTTCCGGGCGCTGGAGGCCGCCACGGGCGGTGGGCTCCGGCGGATGATGGGCGCGGTGCTCAAGGGCAACGCGTACGGACACGGCTTCCGGGAGATGCTGCCGCGGGTCCACCCGCTGGTGGACGTGCTGTACCTGATTACTCCCCAGGATGGGCTGGCGGTGCGCGCCTTCGAGCGCGAGCACGGGCTGGCGCCTCGGCAGGTGCTCGTGATGGGCGCCATTGCTCCGGAGGAGGCGGTGGCCCTGGCGCGCGAGGGCGTGGACGCGGTGGTGGCGGACACCTCGTGGCGGGAGGCAGGGCCGGTGCTGCGTGCGGCCCGGCTGGAGCGCCCGCTGCGGGTGCACGTGCACATCGACACGGGCCTGGGGCGCGAGGGCTTCACGCTGGAGCAGATTCCCCGGGAGACGGCGTTTCTCGCCGAGCATCGCGAGGAGTTCGAGCTGGTGGGCGCGCTGAGCCACTTCTCCAACACGGAGGACGTGACGGAGCAGGAGTACGCGCTGGCGCAGCTGGAGGCCTTCGAGACGGGGTTGCACCGGCTGGTGACGCAGCTCTCCCCGGCGAAGCCGCCGCAGCGCCACATCGCCGCGAGCGCCGCGAGCCTGGTGCTGCCCCGGGCGCGCTACGACGCGCTGCGGGTGGGCATCTCCTTATATGGACTGTGGCCGTCGCCGGAGACGCGGCTGTCGGCGCGGCTGGTGCTGGGCGAGCTGCCCACGCTCAAGCCGGTGCTGGCGTGGCGGTGCATGAGCCAGGTGGTGAAGTGGCTGCCCGCGGGGAGCTATGTGGGGTACGGGTGCACGTACCGGTGCTCGGAGCCCACGCGCATCGCGGTGCTGCCGGTGGGCTACTTCGACGGGTACCCGCGCCTGGTGTCGGGCAAGGCGCACGTGCTGGTGAACGGGCGGCGGTGCCCGGTGCTGGGGCGCGTGATGATGAACCACCTCATTGTGGACGTGACGCGGGCCACCGGGGATGAGCGGCCGGTAACGGCGACGCTGCTCGGGCACGACGGGGACGAGACGGTCTCCGCCGAGGCGGTGGCGGGCTGGGCGCAGACGATTCACTACGAGCTGGTGACGCGGCTGGGCGCACACCTGAAGCGCGTTGTGGTGGAGTGA
- a CDS encoding metallophosphoesterase, translating into MRTLFIGDVHGCADELDALLKECGWQPGERVVLVGDLVAKGPDSAGVVQRARELGLQAVRGNHDEHVLRWYQGHQKPGKKLKPEHQQVLDTLTPEDWRYLDLLPLYLRLPELNALAVHGGVVPGVPLKEQRQEHLLNLRSITSDGKPSKRISDGAPWASLWKGPELILFGHDAVRGLQRYKHAYGLDSGCVYGGRLTAYVLPEGRFYSVPAKRAYLYMAGPA; encoded by the coding sequence ATGAGGACGCTGTTCATCGGAGACGTCCACGGCTGTGCCGACGAGCTGGACGCCCTGCTCAAGGAGTGTGGCTGGCAGCCAGGCGAGCGCGTGGTGCTCGTCGGAGACCTGGTGGCCAAGGGGCCCGACTCTGCTGGCGTGGTGCAGCGGGCCCGCGAGCTGGGTCTCCAAGCCGTGCGCGGCAACCACGATGAGCACGTGCTGCGCTGGTACCAAGGCCACCAGAAGCCGGGCAAGAAGCTCAAGCCCGAGCACCAGCAGGTGCTGGACACCCTCACCCCCGAGGACTGGCGCTATCTGGACTTACTGCCGCTCTACTTGCGCCTGCCGGAGCTGAACGCCCTTGCCGTGCACGGGGGCGTGGTACCGGGCGTGCCTCTCAAGGAGCAGCGCCAGGAGCACCTGCTCAACCTGCGCAGCATCACCTCGGACGGAAAGCCCTCCAAGCGCATCTCGGACGGGGCGCCCTGGGCCAGCCTCTGGAAGGGCCCCGAGCTCATCCTCTTCGGACACGACGCGGTGAGAGGCCTCCAGCGCTACAAGCATGCTTACGGGCTGGACTCGGGCTGCGTCTATGGCGGCCGGCTCACCGCCTACGTGCTGCCCGAGGGCCGCTTCTACTCGGTGCCCGCCAAGCGCGCTTACCTGTATATGGCCGGCCCAGCCTGA
- a CDS encoding response regulator, producing the protein MKTVLLVDDEHAILDALSGILEDEGFRVVTASNGREALARLAEAVPDVALVDVMMPIMDGRELLREMQDEARWKRVPVVLMSAVPQAILERDAPLACADFFQKPFDLWKLLARLKELAERQQDP; encoded by the coding sequence GTGAAGACCGTCCTCCTCGTCGATGACGAGCACGCCATCCTCGACGCGCTGTCCGGCATTCTCGAAGACGAGGGCTTCCGGGTGGTGACGGCCAGCAACGGCCGCGAGGCACTCGCGCGGCTGGCGGAGGCCGTGCCGGATGTGGCGCTCGTGGACGTGATGATGCCCATCATGGACGGGCGCGAGCTGCTCCGGGAGATGCAGGACGAGGCCCGGTGGAAGCGCGTCCCCGTGGTGTTGATGAGCGCCGTGCCGCAGGCCATCCTCGAGCGCGATGCGCCGCTGGCGTGCGCGGACTTCTTCCAGAAGCCGTTCGACCTGTGGAAGCTGCTGGCCCGGCTCAAGGAGCTGGCGGAACGCCAGCAGGACCCGTGA
- a CDS encoding ATPase domain-containing protein yields the protein MTAVAPPSLQRIPSGVLGLDAVLDGGFLQGGTYIVAGMPGTGKTILGNQICFHHVAQGGRVVYVTLLAETHGRMLAHLRGLAFFTEEPLASALHYVSAYRVLTQEGLKGLLELLRQLIREHRATMLVLDGLVSASASAPNELAFKEFVHELNTLVSVIGCTTFLLTNGHTPEDVHPEHTMVDGLLELTDELIGVRAARELIVRKFRGSAHLRGRHVFQISQQGITVYPRSEAMLADPISVPGEYKARMPMGIPALDEMLRGGLQRGSATLVMGPSGSGKTLLGLQFLAQGTKLGEPCMYFGFYESPPRLVGKGQAIGLDLVSAVKAGRLEMLWQPPVELVLDALAVKILAAIKRRGVQRLLIDGLVGFKESTIHTERINRFFAAFTNELRALEVTTIFTEETRVLFGPEVETPVKGLSALVENNIFLRQIELRGELRKVLAILKTRESGHDPSVRELIIDDQGIHLGGRFNRAGSVLTDSGGTSSVRRNARSGGGQKKRGARK from the coding sequence ATGACGGCAGTAGCCCCCCCCTCGCTTCAGCGCATCCCCAGCGGTGTCCTCGGGCTGGATGCCGTGCTCGACGGAGGGTTCCTCCAGGGAGGCACCTACATCGTTGCGGGCATGCCTGGGACGGGGAAGACCATCCTCGGCAACCAGATCTGCTTCCACCACGTGGCGCAGGGGGGGCGGGTGGTCTACGTCACCCTGTTGGCGGAGACACACGGGCGAATGCTGGCGCACCTACGGGGCCTGGCCTTCTTCACCGAGGAGCCGCTGGCCTCCGCGCTCCACTATGTGAGCGCCTACCGCGTGCTCACCCAGGAGGGCCTCAAGGGCTTGTTGGAGCTGCTGCGCCAGCTCATCCGCGAGCACCGCGCCACCATGCTGGTGCTGGACGGGCTGGTGAGCGCCAGCGCCTCGGCGCCCAACGAGCTGGCCTTCAAGGAGTTCGTCCACGAGCTGAACACGCTGGTGAGCGTGATTGGCTGCACCACCTTCCTGCTCACCAACGGCCACACCCCCGAGGACGTCCACCCCGAGCACACCATGGTGGACGGCCTGCTGGAGCTGACGGACGAGCTCATTGGCGTGCGCGCCGCGCGCGAGCTCATCGTCCGCAAGTTCCGCGGCAGCGCGCACCTGCGCGGTCGGCACGTGTTCCAGATTTCCCAGCAAGGCATCACCGTCTACCCGCGCTCGGAGGCGATGCTGGCCGACCCCATTTCCGTGCCCGGCGAGTACAAGGCGCGCATGCCCATGGGCATCCCGGCCCTGGACGAGATGCTGCGAGGCGGGCTGCAGCGCGGCAGCGCCACGCTGGTGATGGGGCCCTCGGGCAGTGGCAAGACGCTGCTGGGGCTGCAGTTCCTGGCCCAGGGCACGAAGCTGGGCGAGCCGTGTATGTACTTCGGCTTCTACGAGTCCCCCCCCCGGCTGGTGGGCAAGGGGCAGGCCATTGGGCTGGACCTGGTCAGCGCCGTGAAGGCGGGGCGGCTGGAGATGCTGTGGCAGCCCCCCGTAGAGCTGGTGCTGGATGCGCTGGCGGTGAAGATCCTCGCGGCCATCAAGCGCCGGGGCGTCCAGCGGCTGCTCATCGACGGGCTGGTGGGCTTCAAGGAATCCACCATCCACACCGAGCGCATCAACCGCTTCTTCGCCGCCTTCACCAACGAGCTGCGCGCGCTGGAGGTGACGACGATCTTCACCGAGGAGACGCGGGTGCTCTTCGGCCCGGAGGTGGAGACGCCCGTGAAGGGGCTGTCGGCGCTGGTGGAGAACAACATCTTCCTGCGCCAGATTGAACTGCGGGGCGAGCTGCGGAAGGTGCTGGCCATCCTCAAGACGCGCGAGAGCGGGCATGACCCGTCCGTGCGCGAGCTCATCATCGACGACCAGGGAATCCACCTCGGGGGCCGCTTCAACAGGGCGGGCTCCGTGCTCACCGACTCGGGGGGGACGAGCTCGGTCCGCCGCAACGCCCGGAGCGGCGGGGGCCAGAAAAAACGAGGGGCACGGAAGTGA
- a CDS encoding MlaD family protein has protein sequence MSLFTSTPRERRMAWRAGLFVTGGLVLAGIVVFFIGQETQLFEKHVTYRTYFPNVQGLTDQSPVWLGGLEVGQVESITFPEDAPDKGIEVRFRVSQKYAGRVREDSVVRLSSLGVLGEKAVDLTLGGPTAQHVADGGVLRSDTSGDLNTLLTAAGQVLNDSRAISGALRTAVETYADPKLAQDVSASLHSLRTLLEEVEKGDGVLHALIYDKEAGKQVRGLLANASQVAERVDGAVGHVEALLEEVRKGDGTAHALIYGKEGAQALAELGSAAGQLAGLIEDAKASPNGAVHQLVYGDARGMFADLGSVAADLKKITSTVANGEGTVGGLISDPTIYEDLRQVLGNVKRNRLLRSLVRFSVNNREELDQMGKIKGEQQETGTGGSGKK, from the coding sequence ATGAGCCTCTTCACCTCCACGCCGCGCGAGCGGCGCATGGCCTGGCGCGCGGGCCTCTTCGTGACGGGCGGGCTCGTGCTGGCGGGCATCGTCGTCTTCTTCATCGGCCAGGAGACGCAGCTCTTCGAGAAGCATGTCACCTACCGCACCTACTTCCCCAACGTGCAGGGCCTCACCGATCAGTCGCCGGTGTGGCTCGGTGGCTTGGAGGTGGGGCAGGTGGAATCCATCACCTTCCCCGAGGATGCGCCCGACAAGGGCATCGAGGTGCGCTTCCGCGTCTCCCAGAAGTATGCGGGCCGGGTGCGCGAGGACTCGGTGGTGCGGCTGTCGAGCCTTGGCGTGCTGGGCGAGAAGGCGGTGGACCTCACCCTCGGTGGCCCCACGGCGCAGCACGTGGCGGATGGCGGCGTGCTGCGCTCGGACACGAGTGGTGACCTGAACACGCTGCTCACGGCGGCCGGGCAGGTGTTGAACGACTCTCGCGCCATCAGTGGCGCGCTGCGCACGGCGGTGGAGACCTACGCGGACCCGAAGCTCGCGCAGGACGTGTCGGCCAGCCTGCACAGCCTTCGCACGTTGCTCGAGGAGGTGGAGAAAGGCGACGGCGTGCTGCACGCGCTCATCTATGACAAGGAGGCCGGCAAGCAGGTGCGAGGCCTGCTGGCGAATGCGTCCCAGGTCGCCGAGCGGGTGGATGGGGCCGTGGGCCATGTGGAGGCCTTGCTCGAAGAGGTGCGCAAGGGCGACGGCACCGCACACGCGCTCATCTACGGCAAGGAGGGCGCCCAGGCTCTGGCCGAGCTGGGCTCGGCGGCCGGACAGCTCGCGGGCCTCATCGAGGATGCCAAGGCGAGCCCCAACGGCGCGGTGCACCAGCTCGTCTACGGGGATGCGCGGGGCATGTTCGCGGACCTGGGGAGTGTGGCCGCGGACCTGAAGAAGATCACCTCCACCGTGGCCAATGGCGAGGGCACGGTGGGCGGGCTGATCTCCGACCCCACCATCTATGAGGATCTGCGGCAGGTGCTCGGCAACGTGAAGCGCAACCGGCTGCTGCGCTCACTGGTGCGCTTCTCCGTCAACAACCGCGAGGAGCTGGACCAGATGGGCAAGATCAAGGGCGAGCAGCAGGAGACGGGCACTGGCGGATCCGGGAAGAAATAG
- a CDS encoding ABC transporter ATP-binding protein produces the protein MRLSAPRASLQFHQPTPGEELIHFEHLQKTFGPKRVYDDLELSVNAGETLVVIGGSGTGKSVLLKCLIGLLYPDSGRILFQGQDVTRFHEEDFLAVRRRVAMVFQGAALFDSLTVGENVAYPLREHFPNMTPEELSRRVAEKLALVNLPGTEAMMPANLSGGMRKRVGLARAIATDPEVILWDEPTTGLDPITTQSINAMINSMKEKLGCTSIVVTHDMASAFAVADRIAMLANRRIVQVGTPEEMRRSTVPEVRAFLDARQEELAPREVAS, from the coding sequence ATGCGACTGTCCGCTCCCCGAGCCTCCTTGCAATTCCACCAGCCCACTCCCGGTGAAGAGCTGATCCACTTCGAGCACCTGCAGAAAACCTTCGGTCCCAAGCGCGTCTACGACGACCTGGAGCTGTCGGTGAACGCGGGTGAGACGCTGGTCGTCATCGGCGGCTCGGGCACCGGCAAGAGCGTGCTGCTCAAGTGCCTCATCGGCCTGCTCTACCCGGACTCGGGACGCATCCTCTTCCAGGGACAGGACGTGACGCGCTTCCACGAAGAGGACTTCCTCGCCGTGCGCCGCCGCGTGGCCATGGTCTTCCAGGGCGCGGCCCTCTTCGACTCGCTCACCGTGGGCGAGAACGTGGCCTACCCGCTGCGCGAGCACTTTCCCAACATGACTCCCGAGGAGCTCTCCCGCCGCGTGGCCGAGAAGCTGGCCCTCGTCAACCTGCCGGGCACCGAGGCAATGATGCCCGCGAACCTGTCCGGCGGCATGCGCAAGCGCGTGGGACTGGCGCGCGCCATCGCCACCGACCCGGAGGTCATCCTCTGGGACGAGCCCACCACAGGCCTGGATCCCATCACCACTCAGAGCATCAACGCGATGATCAACTCGATGAAAGAGAAGCTGGGCTGTACGTCCATCGTCGTGACGCACGACATGGCGAGTGCCTTCGCCGTGGCGGATCGCATCGCCATGCTGGCCAACCGGCGCATCGTCCAAGTGGGCACGCCCGAGGAGATGCGCCGCTCCACGGTTCCCGAGGTCCGCGCCTTCCTGGACGCCCGGCAGGAGGAGCTTGCTCCCCGGGAGGTGGCCTCATGA
- a CDS encoding MlaE family ABC transporter permease, translated as MSTTTLENTPDSSAELSPPEPTPSLAARLRLRLETLGALAVMTGKVFSRAVRPPYDWGALVYHTESLGVRSLPIALLTSTFAGLVISLQFGFFLARFGVQYTVGRVVILTLFRELAPVLTALTVGARIGSGIAAELGAMAVTEQVDAIRALGADPIRKLVVPRVLACLLVLPTLTVMADVIGLVAGALVVNAQYGISLDMFFQGALDTVFLIDFTSGVLKGAIFGVIIGLVGCFKGLTVEGGTEGVGRATTQSVAITSVTVCLADFFITKITLYL; from the coding sequence ATGAGCACCACCACGCTTGAAAACACCCCGGACTCCAGTGCCGAGCTCTCGCCTCCCGAGCCCACACCCTCGCTCGCCGCCCGCTTGCGGCTGCGCCTGGAGACGCTCGGGGCGCTCGCGGTGATGACCGGTAAGGTCTTCTCCCGCGCCGTGCGGCCCCCCTATGACTGGGGCGCGCTCGTCTACCACACCGAGTCCCTGGGCGTGCGCTCTCTGCCCATCGCCCTGCTCACCTCCACCTTCGCCGGGCTCGTCATCTCCCTCCAGTTCGGCTTCTTCCTCGCCCGCTTCGGCGTCCAGTACACCGTGGGCCGCGTCGTCATCCTCACGCTCTTCCGCGAGCTGGCCCCCGTGCTCACCGCTCTCACCGTGGGCGCCCGCATTGGTTCGGGCATCGCCGCCGAGCTCGGCGCCATGGCCGTCACCGAGCAGGTGGATGCCATCCGCGCGCTCGGAGCGGATCCGATCCGCAAGCTCGTGGTGCCCCGCGTGCTCGCCTGTCTGCTCGTGCTGCCCACGCTCACCGTCATGGCCGATGTCATCGGCCTCGTCGCCGGTGCGCTCGTCGTCAACGCGCAATACGGCATCAGCCTGGACATGTTCTTCCAGGGCGCGCTCGACACGGTGTTCCTGATCGACTTCACCTCCGGCGTGCTCAAGGGCGCCATCTTCGGCGTCATCATCGGGCTGGTGGGCTGCTTCAAGGGCCTCACCGTCGAGGGCGGCACCGAGGGCGTGGGCCGCGCCACCACGCAGTCCGTGGCCATCACCTCCGTCACCGTCTGCCTGGCCGACTTCTTCATCACCAAGATCACCCTCTACCTCTAG
- a CDS encoding MBL fold metallo-hydrolase — translation MASVGVLLSCFASEQGHRYSNTAQEQGDRRVGEYISSDWSFETSSYWIESPEGLILIDTQFLPSALRKKIRFAKWNTGKDVKLAIVLHSNPDRFNGTAWLQSQGVPVVTSEQIREAIPDVHAKWSSVFFEKYRHGGYPQTLALPDSLGSSTREFSAAGLTVKVHVLGSGCSPAHLVIEWEGHLFVGDLISSGAHSWFEHGNAEEWLHRLDELRALNPKWIHAGRGMTGGPELLEQQAEYLHTVIDAVASARKEGLPHREALARATETVNQRYPHHRYPMFLPMLLGAELTRQAESAP, via the coding sequence GTGGCGTCGGTCGGAGTCCTCCTCAGTTGCTTTGCTTCCGAGCAGGGGCATCGGTACTCGAACACTGCGCAGGAGCAGGGAGACCGGCGGGTCGGCGAGTACATCTCTTCTGACTGGTCGTTCGAGACGTCGTCGTACTGGATCGAGAGCCCCGAGGGGCTCATCCTGATCGACACGCAGTTCCTTCCGTCCGCGCTGAGGAAGAAGATCCGCTTCGCGAAGTGGAACACGGGCAAGGATGTAAAGCTGGCGATCGTCCTGCATTCGAATCCGGATCGCTTCAATGGGACGGCGTGGTTGCAATCGCAAGGGGTGCCGGTTGTCACGTCGGAGCAGATCCGCGAGGCCATTCCAGATGTCCACGCGAAGTGGTCATCGGTCTTCTTCGAGAAGTACAGGCACGGTGGTTACCCGCAGACGCTGGCGCTACCGGACAGCCTGGGGAGCAGCACCCGGGAGTTCAGCGCCGCGGGGCTGACCGTGAAGGTGCACGTGCTGGGAAGCGGCTGCAGCCCCGCGCATCTGGTCATCGAGTGGGAGGGACACTTGTTCGTCGGGGACCTGATCTCGAGCGGCGCCCACAGCTGGTTCGAGCACGGCAACGCTGAGGAGTGGCTCCACCGCCTGGACGAGCTGCGGGCGTTGAACCCGAAGTGGATCCACGCCGGGCGAGGCATGACCGGCGGGCCCGAGTTGTTGGAGCAGCAGGCGGAGTACCTCCACACGGTGATTGACGCAGTCGCGTCCGCGCGGAAGGAGGGCCTGCCCCATCGTGAGGCGCTCGCGCGGGCCACGGAGACGGTGAACCAGCGCTACCCCCACCACCGCTACCCCATGTTCTTACCAATGCTGTTGGGCGCGGAGCTGACGCGCCAGGCAGAGTCCGCCCCCTAA
- a CDS encoding FecR family protein: MRYWVLGLMCCLALPAFAEVGKVAQLEGEATRTPAGGPAEALEAGSAIEVGDELEVKSGGNLALLLTDESTLVLAGGSKLKVDEATFAGLERKSFSARLLVGTVWAKVKKAVAGAPAKFDITTERAVAGVRGTTFQVEVEGEETRVDVEEGLVEVAQSEGTPGSAQAMASTVHQVRGGERLRLLRAKVFRERFAGPRGGFGKFIQVTRERMERLQRMPPERRQKLREQIRERRNAR; encoded by the coding sequence GTGCGTTACTGGGTGCTGGGGTTGATGTGTTGCTTGGCGCTTCCGGCGTTCGCGGAGGTGGGGAAGGTGGCTCAGCTGGAGGGCGAGGCCACGCGCACGCCGGCCGGAGGCCCCGCCGAGGCGCTCGAGGCGGGGAGCGCCATTGAGGTGGGAGACGAGCTGGAGGTGAAGTCCGGGGGCAACCTGGCGCTGCTGCTGACGGACGAGAGCACGCTGGTGTTGGCGGGAGGCTCGAAGCTGAAGGTGGACGAGGCCACTTTCGCGGGGCTGGAGCGCAAGTCCTTCTCGGCGCGGCTGCTGGTGGGGACGGTCTGGGCGAAGGTGAAGAAGGCGGTGGCGGGCGCTCCGGCGAAGTTCGACATCACCACGGAGCGGGCGGTGGCGGGTGTGCGGGGCACGACGTTCCAGGTGGAGGTGGAGGGCGAGGAGACGCGCGTGGATGTGGAGGAGGGGCTGGTGGAAGTGGCCCAGAGCGAGGGCACTCCAGGCTCGGCGCAGGCCATGGCGAGCACGGTGCATCAGGTGCGCGGGGGCGAGCGGCTGCGCCTGCTGCGTGCGAAGGTGTTCCGGGAGCGCTTCGCGGGTCCGCGAGGCGGGTTCGGGAAGTTCATCCAGGTCACGCGGGAGCGGATGGAGCGGCTGCAACGCATGCCGCCGGAGCGCCGGCAGAAGCTGCGCGAGCAGATTCGCGAGCGGCGCAACGCCCGGTAG